One segment of Papaver somniferum cultivar HN1 unplaced genomic scaffold, ASM357369v1 unplaced-scaffold_81, whole genome shotgun sequence DNA contains the following:
- the LOC113345472 gene encoding EP1-like glycoprotein 2: MGGTLRWIWDANRNHPVRENATLTFGTNGNLVLADVDGSVVWHTDTANKGVTGISIQTNGNFVLHNKKGKFIWQSFHHPTDTLAVGQSLKLEGNTKLVSRMSNRNSHDGPYSIIVDDKKGFIMYQNTSGKLVEYAGWEAKGLSNVTFRAITRIDPVQPPPGPPDYQYREAKGKTSYFLSLGFAKGKQASTPSTKRVVLAMTDYYHYQYYSFLRLESDGNLVAYSYVMPPAHPFDAHWRRAYAFFGDTVKECALQSKCGSSGKCYVRLCSVCPRNGSLGCMISTS; encoded by the coding sequence ATGggcggcactcttcggtggatctGGGATGCTAATCGCAACCACCCGGTTCGAGAAAATGCAACTCTCACTTTCGGTACTAATGGTAACTTAGTCCTTGCCGATGTCGATGGCTCTGTAGTTTGGCATACTGATACAGCCAACAAAGGTGTTACCGGTATTTCTATTCAAACTAATGGGAACTTTGTACTTCATAATAAAAAGGGGAAGTTTATTTGGCAGAGTTTCCATCATCCAACTGATACTCTTGCAGTAGGTCAATCACTTAAACTAGAGGGTAATACGAAACTCGTTAGCCGTATGTCAAACCGAAACAGTCATGACGGCCCTTACAGTATTATAGTCGACGACAAGAAAGGATTCATAATGTATCAAAACACTTCTGGTAAACTTGTTGAGTATGCAGGTTGGGAAGCAAAGGGTCTTTCTAATGTAACATTTCGTGCCATTACAAGAATCGATCCGGTTCAACCACCACCTGGCCCGCCTGATTATCAATATAGGGAAGCAAAGGGTAAAACAAGCTATTTCTTATCTCTAGGTTTCGCAAAGGGAAAACAAGCAAGCACTCCCTCTACTAAAAGAGTTGTACTTGCAATGACGGATTATTATCATTATCAGTACTATTCGTTTCTTAGATTAGAATCAGATGGAAACCTTGTAGCTTATAGCTACGTTATGCCACCTGCTCATCCCTTTGATGCTCATTGGAGAAGAGCGTACGCGTTTTTCGGAGATACCGTGAAAGAATGTGCATTACAGTCTAAATGTGGTTCATCTGGGAAGTGCTATGTGCGACTATGTAGTGTTTGCCCGCGTAATGGTTCGTTAGGTTGCATGATCAGTACTTCATAA
- the LOC113345473 gene encoding VAMP-like protein YKT61: MEKTCNTEPVIKLTRFEEANTIQNCNVGNPSSSSSSTTTVEPNPIILANACDVSTFGFFMRSGVREFIVSVGRDVAKGTLPGQRKSVQHKEYMVHSYNRNGLCALGFMDDHYPVLSAFSLLHKVLDEYEKNFGHSSKTALADATQPWPYLTEALTKFQDPAEVDKFSNIQKELDETRFFLHQTLDRVLARGEKFDSLVDKSSDLNAASQFFYKQAKKNRQRCTIS; the protein is encoded by the exons ATGGAAAAGACGTGTAATACTGAGCCTGTGATCAAATTGACTCG ttttGAAGAAGCAAATACAATTCAG AATTGTAACGTAGGGAATCCATCGTCTtcgtcttcatcaacaacaacagtagAACCAAATCCAATAATACTAGCAAACGCGTGTGATGTAAGTACTTTTGGGTTTTTCATGAGAAGTGGTGTTCGTGAGTTCATTGTTTCTGTGGGTCGTGATGTTGCTAAAGGTACTCTTCCTGGACAACGTAAATCTGTTCAACATAAAGAATACATGGTCCATTCTTACAACAGGAACGGATTATGTGCGTTGGGATTTATGGATGATCATTATCCTGTGCTTAGTGCTTTCTCCCTTCTTCACAAGGTGCTGGatgaatatgagaagaatttcGGCCACTCTTCGAAAACTGCACTGGCGGATGCAACTCAACCATGGCCTTATCTGACTGAAGCTCTGACTAAATTTCAGGACCCTgctgaggttgataaattttcgAATATTCAGAAGGAGTTGGATGAGACCAGATTTTTCCTTCATCAAACACTCGATAGGGTGCTAGCAAGAGGGGAGAAGTTTGACAGTTTAGTGGATAAAAGTTCCGATCTGAATGCAGCATCACAGTTTTTCTATAAGCAGGCAAAGAAGAATCGCCAGCGTTGTACCATATCATAG